The Rosa rugosa chromosome 1, drRosRugo1.1, whole genome shotgun sequence genomic sequence AATTATTATTTTGATATAATTTTAAATGTTATGACTTCTATCTTGTTGAACTGTAGGTGTGGTTTCTTAGGGTTACTTCACATGGATGTTTTTCACCAGCGGCTTGAACAGGTAACCAAATAGTGATTCTAGGGATATTTTAAAGAAATTTTCATAATGAAGGTATCACTTCAGTATGAGAAAGGCACAATTAAGAGTCTAATGTTTCTCCCTCATGTCATAATATTAAATAAGAACTTTTCTTAATACACCAGAATGAAAAGTTTATGATATTTTTCATCCGAAAGCCTTTCTTGAAGGAAAACAAATCCATCAAAGAACTTATTGATTGCATATTTAACATTCACTTATATGCACCTACAAAATTTGTGGATTACAGGAACATGGAGCTCATGTAATTTCTACAATTCCAACTGTTCCTTATATGTATGAGTATTCTGATGGGAGGTATGTGTTTAATGCTATTTTTGTAATCTTACGAATCTCATAGAATCTCATATGGTTTACCGAACATAATGTGGGTTCTATTCTAGCAAAGTAGAAGTTCAGAATCCTGCCGCATTGGTCGCAAACTCCAAGAAACAAGTAACGGCTTGTTGGGAACCTACAGTTCTAGCTACCATCATTATTCCTAGTGAGTAAGCTCTCGCACACCCTTAGCATGTCCTTTTGCCTCTCCACACTGGGAGGCATTTATTCATACAGCAGACTCCTAAGTTAATTTGTTGTCCAATTGAAGGTATGTGGGGGCTGTAATCACCCTCTGCTCTGAGCGGAGAGGTCAGCAGTTGGAGTATACATTCATAGACAGGTAATTTTTCAATGATATGTCAAATTGAAAGATGAAAATATCCTTCAAGGTGTCGCTTTGAGCATCTTGCTTTATTGTCTCCTGCCTCATCAACCATTGAGTCAAAGTCCAGTTGCTTACATTTATTTATAAAAGAATAGTACTTTATCAGAGTTTGGTTATCAGCTGTtgcaatttgatccaaaatttgGTGAGCATGAATTTCATGCTCATAAGATCTAAATTGTGTTTATTACTGGACATGGGTTTGTTCAACACAGATAAGTAATCCCTGGGATGTTGCCTTACCTACTCATAAAGTTTATTTTCTTATTAAGCTCGTCTGTAATTGAGATACTGTAATCTGATCTATGCAGTCAACGAGCCTTCATGAAATACCGCTTGCCTTTGAGGGAAATTGTTGTTGACTTTTACAATGAACTGAAGAGTATTACATCAGGATATGCAACATTTGATTATGAGGACTCAGAGTAAGTTTCAACTCTCTcatttatacacacacacatctaCTAGAGAAACCTAATGGCTGGATAAGGAAGGATAATATACTAGTGCCAAGCAAAGGGATTTAACTATCAATTGGTATCTGATAAATTGGTGCTGCAAATTTTCAATTGAGCATAATCAGAATGGGTAGCATACTACTATTAAATGCTTAGGTAGAGCAATTCCTCTTGTAGTTGATGGTTTAAACTCGAAGGAAAAACCAGAACCGTATTGCATTTATATTGTTATAATAATTTTATTCATGGCTCATACTTGACTGCAATCATTAGATCTAATAGACAAGAGACaactgttatttttttttatgtatggTAACTACAAACTCATTTCACTCCCTCTGATGTCTTTTGAAATAAAACAGATATCAGCAATCTGATATGGTCAAACTTGATATCCTTCTAAATGGACAACCAGTCGACGCAATGGCAACTATTGTTCATAATTTGAAGGCGCAACGTATTGGTCGTGAACTGGTGGAGAAGCTGAAGAAATATATAGACAGGTATGCTTAGCTATacataattgtaattttttccatctttttttcccttctttctGTATGATGGGATCTTTGATTCTGAGCAGGCAAATGTTTGAGATAACTATACAAGCTGCAATTGGAACAAAGGTTGTTGCAAGGGAGACGTAAGTATTATTTAATGTTTCTGCCTCTCATGCAACGACTATTCACACATATACTGTTCAGCTAAGCTTCTCTATGTTTGTCTTAGGATTTCTGCTATGAGAAAAAATGTTCTTGCCAAGTGTTATGGTGGTGATGTTTCTCGAAAGAGGAAGCTATTAGACAAGCAAAAGGAAGGGAAGAAGCGAATGAAGCGTGTTGGTTCTATAGATATACCTCAGGAGGCATTTCATGAACTACTAAAGAGTTCATAGAAAAGCAGCTGATGGTAATGACTGATTCTTACTTTATGTTCCTTTTGCATTTATGTTGTCAAAATGATCTATGGGACCAGAAGCATTACAAAATTTTTTGGTTGCATGACTAAATTATGTCCTTCATTCCAAGATTTTTGGTAGCATGAGAGAAAGTTTCAAATATTTCTAATTTGTTAGGTTAGTGAAATTAATGACAAGGTTTTCTTTTCATGTTACACACTTATATGTGGATTCCCATTTTTGTAGGCCTATAGTTTATGTGGCTTATTATAGGAGCCAGCCTTCAAGGTTTTCAGATATAGATTACTTTGGCTAACCTTCACGGTGAGGAACATAACAAGGTAGAGGAAGCTGTTGGAACAACAAAAATGAAAGGATTGTGGTGCATTGGCTTCAAATTTTTGGAGTGGAGAAAGACCATTTTTGATCGTTAAAATGATAGGTTTATTTCTTCTTACAGATTACACTTTGTAATATATTGATTCCGTAGATCCTGTTCAAATAATGTCTGGTTGGTGGGTAGAGTGAACTGTCTAAGTTTCAACTCTGTCTTCTGATGCATACAGAAGAATTGCCCATTAGagccgttttttttttttttcccaagtcGTAATTTGTATCTCTCAAACAGTTGGTAATGTGCTGCAATTTTATTAATTGACAATCATAGTTTCAGAACAGGGTGAGCCTGTGAATAAACGCCTACATCTCTTGATTACAGTAACTACTGGTAATTGACATATCCAACATGTGATATTGTCAGATTATTGATCTAGACCACACATTTGAGTAACATTTTACACGGTTGATTGTCCATATTGATGGTCTGACAAAATAACATCTGAGATTGTCCAACTATAACTATAGGAAATTCAGTTTCCGATCACATAATTTAGAGACTTTTATCCCTGATGGCAGGGGAAGACGAAGTGCTCTTGGACTCGGGAAGTAGCAGTGGAGGCTGGAGAAGCGTCAAGTTTCCCTTCTGAGAATCGGAAGATGACAAACTGTTGAAAATGCTTGATGCGCGGCCTTTCGCATTCTGTGTCAAGTGTTGCCCTAATCTTTCCCCTATTCCTTGGCTTCCATAACTTGCAGCACCACCTCCAACCATAGATGAAAGCGCTACAGCAATTACCGACTTGAAATTTGGGTCTGATGTGATTGCCTTGGTCAATGTCTCTGTTAAGGACACCTGAGAAGAGGCTTGGTGATTGGGTTGGAAACACTCTTGGTTCTTTCTGTCAAACGGTGTTCCGAATTTAGGGTACCCATTGCCCCAACTGGTTGGTAAATTGATGTTGGATTCTGAGGAACAAAAGCTAACACTAGGACGAAATGTGCAGTATTGGGTTGAGGAAGGGGATGGAGAAGATGTGAGGTCTAGAGTAACTGTGGGTAGCAAAGGAGATGAGGAAAATTTAGGCAAGTAGAGCTGTTGTTGTCTGGAATTATCAAAGAGACCAAAACTGGAACCAAGACCTGGAAGCTGAGATGTCGAAGAGCCGGACAATAACATGGAAGCCGCGGCAGAGGTGGTGGAAGCCATGGAAGTGGCTGTCATTGGAAGTGGATGGTTGTGGGTTCCTTCGTAGGTGGTGATCAAGATAGACATGTCATCAACACATCTTTGCACCTGAAAAAGATCATATGAAAAATACTAACATATTAGCTTTAAAAACTGTTCAATTGTGGTTTTAGAAACTTGAATGTCGTCTTTGTAACAAGGATTTGACCTGCTTTCTAACAGGGCATGCTGGTGCAACCGTGCATCGATAGTATGCTCGGGGGCATGGATTTCCTTTCGCAATCTTCTGTCCATATTTTCTCCATTGGCATCCATCATTCATCTGTAGAAAATTAAGCAGAAGTATTGTAACAAAAGCAATTCTTGTATGAGAGAACAAATTCATGTGGAGTGTAGTAGTACCGTGGGGGTATCACATCGAGCTCTCACGGAAACCCTAGCTCTTTTTGCAGCATTGGCCTGCTGCGAAGCTTCATCATCTTCGTTTCTTATTGTCTTTGGTGTTTTAGTACTTGATGGGGACGCTTCTGCTTCCTTAGGCTCTTCGGAACTATTCTCGGGAATTGGACCGCTCAATACAAGCTCGGTCGGCAACTGCAATTTAGAGCCTAATTCAAGAGTAAGGTTGGCCTTCAAGTCTTGGTGATGATCAACTTGTACAAGTCTGCTCTCATCACTAATATTTTTAGGGTCTCTTGGACTTCTTCCAAGGCAAAGAGACAAGAGCTGATCATGAGCTTCTTCGATTTCGATATGAGAAGTGCTGGCACTCATTGTAGCCTTCTTGGAATGAGACTCTTGTTTGAGGATGTCGAAAAAGCGCAACTGTAGAGACTGGTAATCCTTCATCATATGCTCTAACGTCTTTTTCAGTCTCGCATTTTCTTCTCTGACCTCATTCATTTCGGCTTTGGCATTAACAAGTTCATAATTGTCCTATATAAAAATAACCATGTAACAATCAAAAACGAACCTCGATTTGTTCGACTCTTTAATTAACATTAGATACTTTCAACTGTCTGCATGCATCTCTTTCATACACGAATAATTAAGATGATTCAATCAAAACTATCAGAATATGATCGACGATGATCGATCGATCCCGGCTAGGAGGAGATCAAAAACATCAATTAAATTAGGAGATCGATGAAGATAAGTAAGACATGAACAACATACCTCCTCACTGTGCCCTTCTTGGCAGCCAAAGGCTTCAACCTTCGTTTCTTCAGCTGCTGCAGTTGAATTAGAGTTTGGCATTCTCGATGATGTAGCTCTCTTGCTTTATATATACAGCAGCCAGCAGACAGCAGCCAGCAGCCAGCAGATTTGTACTTTTTCTCTAACACAATTTATTCTCGCTCACAACCAAACAACTTGAATATAAATATCTATATAGGAGCTAGAGATGAGACCTGGGGTTAACTACCCAttaatttcagatttttagTATAAATTATCGAAGTCGACGAACCCGGTAATCATCTGATCGCTCATTACGCAGGCACAGAAAAAATGTCAACTCTCTGCAGCAAGCcagtctttttttttaatacctaTTCTTCCAGATTAGCTAAGACTAATAAATTAACAAGGATTTTTATGTTTCAATTTCCACAGTTGAGAGGCATATTAATGAGCTTCCAGAGAGCTTAATACGCGGGGACAGCTAACTTGTATCCATGTATTATTCaatatattatataaatatataaacatATACATAAATACATATTTATATGATGTAGGAGAAGACTTGTAGTAGTGGTACTACGTCTTTGAAGCTTCGTACAAGTTTGGATTCATATGGCTAATTAAGTCAAGCCAGTGGATTAGTATTAATGGTGATCGAGCGAGAGAAGGCAGCTGCCCAAAAATATTAACCTATTCATGACTGTCAGCAGTCAATACGCTTGCCATACACGAGGTGAGACTTCATTCACCTTTATATTTCATTAATTGACCAAATTTTATTTGATcatagaaaaatagaaaatattgAAGGAGAAAACGCGATTTAGATATATACGGAACGCGGTCTAGATATATACAGT encodes the following:
- the LOC133726419 gene encoding probable WRKY transcription factor 72; translation: MPNSNSTAAAEETKVEAFGCQEGHSEEDNYELVNAKAEMNEVREENARLKKTLEHMMKDYQSLQLRFFDILKQESHSKKATMSASTSHIEIEEAHDQLLSLCLGRSPRDPKNISDESRLVQVDHHQDLKANLTLELGSKLQLPTELVLSGPIPENSSEEPKEAEASPSSTKTPKTIRNEDDEASQQANAAKRARVSVRARCDTPTMNDGCQWRKYGQKIAKGNPCPRAYYRCTVAPACPVRKQVQRCVDDMSILITTYEGTHNHPLPMTATSMASTTSAAASMLLSGSSTSQLPGLGSSFGLFDNSRQQQLYLPKFSSSPLLPTVTLDLTSSPSPSSTQYCTFRPSVSFCSSESNINLPTSWGNGYPKFGTPFDRKNQECFQPNHQASSQVSLTETLTKAITSDPNFKSVIAVALSSMVGGGAASYGSQGIGERLGQHLTQNAKGRASSIFNSLSSSDSQKGNLTLLQPPLLLPESKSTSSSPAIRDKSL